From Deltaproteobacteria bacterium, the proteins below share one genomic window:
- a CDS encoding NAD(P)-dependent oxidoreductase, with protein sequence MAPSELLLGLDAGGSGIRALILDPARGPLASARHPWAYRPASGTGGMGVDLDLDAAWRAIAAAVREAVGRAGVAPGSIGGVAASAMRFANVVIARDGTPLFAAPSRDARPAGVCGEPAAEGAALHARTGHGPAPFSLLSRLRWLVREERAAQVAHALALSDWIAFRLCGALATDLSQASTSGLFDLARDAWAGDLADANAIPRAWLPPIVASGARIGALGAEAAGALGLRAGLAVAAGGADTQCALLGAGAIAAGAAGLVTGTSAPVQLVCERAIVDPEARVWTERHVVPDRWVLESNAGPLGEALDWAAGMLFPGAPRPVARLFAEAARAPQGAAGTLACFGPPASDPRALGLPITSLAFSPLVAAGDPDRRRLAARAFVEGAAFSVRANLARAAGVAGLTPDAVHAAGGMGASATWLAVLADVLGVPIRTGPAPEASALGAALCAGVAAGVFRDLGEGARLAAPDGVAAEPDPARLAAYDRHYHVWRRHAEARASADAPAGERLLPELLRERARASVAGEAGVTPRILATADLDPDSLAALRALGPVEHAPFREAMRLLAGPALVEALAGFAVFVTEVDVVDAAALARLPALRVVAACRGDAVNVDVEACSAYGIPVLHAPGRNADAVADLTVACALALLRKLPEAGAFLRQPGIAAGDLGRMGQAFSQLRGHELGGKTVGLVGLGAVGRGVARRLHGFGVRVVVHDPLVSPEAAALADTEWLELDELLSLSHVVSLHAPVTAATRGLLDAARLARMRPGSFLINTARAALVDEDALAAALREGHLAGAALDVFAVEPPGADHPLLQLPHVIATPHVGGNTHEVGAHQGRIVAADLARLVRGERPLHVRNPETLDGFSWTAPRPAPDGARLAALAGRPAPAVSDLQRDAATPAVSGIERRAAAPAGAAPGRSSRAAAAAGPVRAHMERLLAGFVARALADPELARFAGDHDVTLHFRLDDLGLAFWLRLRAGLAGALGAPDGRPEVELTLPADVLDGMFTGRLNPMQAAMEGRLSFTGDAAKAMTLQQIQPALSRHYGAARDEVGDPGDLAALGADPPRSESAPDALREELVEVVRELYAQGLITATGGNVSVRIPGRDELWITPSQLFKGDLRPEILVRVGLDGATLETPGAAPSSERLMHCSVYQARPEAQAVVHAHAPHATILANAGLPFLPISTEAAFFGELPRVPFVMPGSEALAKAVGEAARGSWAVLMVNHGLLVAGRSLRRAADSCEIIERSAQVILGCRAVGREPPTLPDEVVAELRALGDLMA encoded by the coding sequence ATGGCGCCGAGCGAGCTGCTGCTGGGACTCGATGCGGGCGGGAGCGGGATCCGCGCGCTGATCCTCGACCCTGCGCGCGGGCCGCTCGCGAGCGCACGCCATCCCTGGGCGTACCGGCCGGCCTCGGGAACGGGCGGCATGGGCGTCGATCTCGACCTCGACGCGGCCTGGCGGGCGATCGCAGCCGCCGTCCGCGAGGCCGTCGGGCGAGCGGGGGTCGCGCCGGGTTCGATCGGTGGCGTCGCGGCCTCGGCGATGCGCTTCGCGAACGTCGTGATCGCTCGCGACGGGACGCCGCTCTTCGCGGCCCCGAGCCGCGACGCGCGCCCCGCCGGCGTGTGTGGCGAGCCCGCCGCGGAGGGAGCAGCGCTGCACGCGCGCACCGGCCACGGACCCGCCCCGTTCTCGCTGCTCTCCCGCCTGCGCTGGCTCGTACGCGAGGAGCGTGCGGCGCAGGTCGCCCACGCGCTCGCGCTCTCCGACTGGATCGCCTTCCGGCTGTGCGGCGCGCTCGCCACCGATCTCTCGCAGGCGAGCACGAGCGGCCTCTTCGACCTGGCTCGCGACGCGTGGGCCGGGGATCTCGCCGACGCGAACGCGATCCCGCGCGCCTGGCTCCCGCCGATCGTGGCCTCCGGAGCGCGGATCGGCGCGCTCGGCGCGGAGGCGGCGGGCGCGCTCGGCCTGCGCGCGGGCCTCGCGGTGGCAGCCGGCGGCGCCGACACCCAGTGCGCACTGCTCGGAGCCGGTGCGATCGCCGCCGGGGCTGCGGGGCTCGTGACGGGCACCAGCGCTCCTGTGCAGCTCGTCTGCGAGCGGGCGATCGTCGATCCCGAGGCGCGCGTCTGGACCGAGCGCCACGTGGTGCCGGACCGCTGGGTGCTCGAGAGCAACGCGGGGCCGCTCGGCGAGGCGCTCGACTGGGCCGCCGGCATGCTCTTCCCGGGTGCGCCGCGGCCGGTCGCGAGGCTCTTCGCCGAGGCGGCGCGCGCGCCGCAGGGCGCGGCCGGCACGCTCGCCTGCTTCGGCCCGCCGGCCTCGGACCCGCGCGCGCTCGGGCTCCCGATCACGAGCCTCGCGTTCTCGCCGCTGGTCGCGGCCGGCGATCCCGATCGGCGCCGGCTCGCGGCGCGCGCCTTCGTCGAAGGCGCGGCCTTCTCCGTGCGCGCGAACCTCGCGCGGGCGGCGGGGGTCGCGGGCCTGACGCCCGACGCCGTCCATGCGGCCGGCGGCATGGGCGCGAGCGCCACCTGGCTCGCGGTGCTGGCCGATGTCCTCGGCGTGCCGATCCGCACCGGGCCCGCGCCCGAGGCGAGCGCCCTCGGTGCGGCGCTGTGCGCGGGCGTCGCGGCCGGCGTGTTCCGCGACCTCGGCGAGGGGGCGCGGCTCGCCGCCCCCGACGGCGTCGCCGCGGAGCCCGACCCCGCCCGCCTCGCGGCCTACGATCGACACTATCATGTGTGGCGCCGCCACGCCGAGGCGCGAGCCTCGGCCGACGCGCCCGCCGGCGAGCGCCTGCTCCCGGAGCTCCTGCGCGAGCGGGCCCGGGCGAGCGTCGCAGGCGAAGCGGGCGTCACGCCGCGCATCCTCGCGACCGCGGACCTCGATCCGGACTCGCTCGCCGCGCTGCGCGCGTTGGGCCCGGTCGAGCACGCGCCCTTCCGCGAGGCGATGCGGCTCCTGGCCGGACCGGCGCTGGTCGAGGCGCTCGCCGGCTTCGCGGTGTTCGTGACCGAGGTGGACGTGGTGGACGCAGCCGCGCTCGCCCGCCTGCCGGCGCTGCGGGTGGTCGCCGCGTGCCGGGGTGACGCGGTCAACGTGGACGTCGAGGCCTGCAGCGCCTACGGCATCCCGGTCCTCCACGCGCCCGGCCGCAACGCCGACGCCGTGGCGGACCTGACCGTGGCCTGCGCGCTCGCGCTCCTGCGCAAGCTGCCGGAGGCCGGGGCCTTCCTGCGCCAGCCCGGGATCGCGGCCGGCGACCTGGGCCGGATGGGGCAGGCCTTCTCGCAGCTGCGCGGCCACGAGCTCGGCGGCAAGACGGTCGGGCTCGTCGGGCTCGGCGCGGTCGGGCGCGGCGTCGCGCGCCGCCTGCACGGCTTCGGCGTGCGCGTCGTGGTCCACGATCCCCTGGTCTCGCCCGAGGCCGCGGCCCTCGCCGACACCGAGTGGCTCGAGCTCGACGAGCTCCTGTCGCTGAGCCACGTCGTGAGCCTCCACGCGCCGGTGACGGCCGCGACCCGCGGCCTGCTCGACGCGGCGCGCCTCGCGCGCATGCGGCCGGGCTCGTTCCTGATCAACACCGCGCGCGCCGCGCTGGTCGACGAGGACGCGCTCGCCGCGGCGCTGCGCGAGGGCCACCTCGCCGGCGCCGCGCTCGACGTCTTCGCCGTCGAGCCGCCCGGCGCCGACCACCCGCTGCTCCAGCTCCCGCACGTGATCGCAACGCCCCACGTCGGCGGCAACACCCACGAGGTGGGCGCCCACCAGGGCCGCATCGTCGCCGCCGACCTGGCCCGCCTGGTCCGCGGCGAGCGCCCCCTGCACGTCCGGAACCCCGAGACCCTCGACGGCTTCTCCTGGACCGCCCCGCGCCCCGCGCCCGACGGCGCCCGCCTGGCCGCCCTCGCCGGCCGCCCCGCCCCCGCCGTCTCCGACCTCCAGCGCGACGCCGCCACACCCGCCGTCTCCGGGATCGAGCGGCGTGCCGCCGCGCCCGCTGGCGCAGCGCCCGGCCGCAGCTCGCGCGCGGCGGCCGCTGCCGGCCCGGTGCGGGCACACATGGAGCGGCTGCTCGCGGGCTTCGTCGCGCGCGCGCTCGCCGACCCGGAGCTGGCCCGCTTCGCGGGCGACCACGACGTGACCCTGCACTTCCGGCTCGACGACCTCGGCCTCGCGTTCTGGCTGCGCCTGCGGGCCGGCCTCGCGGGCGCCCTCGGCGCGCCCGACGGGCGCCCCGAGGTGGAGCTCACGCTGCCCGCCGACGTGCTCGACGGGATGTTCACCGGGCGGTTGAACCCGATGCAGGCCGCGATGGAGGGCCGCCTCTCCTTCACCGGCGACGCCGCCAAGGCGATGACCCTGCAGCAGATCCAGCCCGCGCTCTCGCGCCACTACGGCGCCGCGCGTGACGAGGTCGGCGATCCCGGCGACCTGGCGGCGCTCGGCGCGGATCCGCCGCGATCCGAGTCGGCACCGGACGCGCTGCGCGAGGAGCTCGTCGAGGTCGTGCGCGAGCTCTACGCCCAGGGGCTGATCACGGCGACCGGCGGCAACGTCTCGGTGCGGATTCCGGGTCGCGACGAGCTCTGGATCACGCCGAGCCAGCTCTTCAAGGGCGACCTGCGGCCCGAGATCCTGGTCCGGGTCGGGCTCGACGGCGCGACGCTCGAGACCCCGGGGGCCGCCCCGTCGAGCGAGCGCCTCATGCACTGTTCGGTGTATCAAGCCCGACCCGAGGCGCAGGCCGTCGTGCACGCGCACGCGCCGCACGCGACGATCCTCGCCAACGCCGGCCTCCCCTTCCTGCCGATCTCGACCGAGGCGGCCTTCTTCGGCGAGCTGCCGCGGGTGCCCTTCGTGATGCCGGGCAGCGAGGCGCTCGCGAAGGCGGTCGGCGAGGCCGCGCGCGGGAGCTGGGCCGTGCTGATGGTGAACCACGGCCTGCTCGTCGCGGGCCGCAGCCTGCGCCGCGCCGCCGACAGCTGCGAGATCATCGAGCGTTCGGCGCAGGTGATCCTCGGCTGCCGCGCCGTCGGCCGCGAGCCTCCCACCCTGCCCGACGAGGTCGTCGCCGAGCTGCGCGCGCTCGGCGACCTCATGGCGTGA